A portion of the Acidihalobacter yilgarnensis genome contains these proteins:
- the dmeF gene encoding CDF family Co(II)/Ni(II) efflux transporter DmeF, giving the protein MHTHAETLQQLGHSHSFGLTGSQASERRTYIVIAITLITMAVELVTGYFTHSMALTADGWHMGSHAAALGIAAFAYGFSRRHAHDPRFSFGTGKVNSLAGFTSAVSLAIVALLMALESIDRLLNPVNVILNEAIWVAVLGFVVNLASALVLDDHHDHHDHHGHGHGHGHGHEHEHAEVMHHEHDAHAHSQSERHHDHNLRAAYLHVAADAITSLLAIVALLSAKYFGWIWMDPLMGIVGSILIARWSIGLLRDSGAVLLDAEDTRPLQARVRTLIEADADNRVTDLHVWRVGPKAQACILSVVTHTPRPADHYKGLLSGVPGLGHLTVEVLPCPGAACTDAIPIA; this is encoded by the coding sequence ATGCACACTCACGCCGAAACGCTGCAACAGCTAGGGCACAGCCACAGTTTCGGTCTGACCGGCTCGCAAGCCTCCGAACGCCGAACCTATATCGTCATCGCAATCACGCTGATCACGATGGCGGTCGAACTGGTGACCGGCTACTTCACTCACTCAATGGCGCTCACCGCGGACGGCTGGCATATGGGTTCGCACGCCGCTGCCCTGGGTATCGCTGCCTTCGCCTATGGCTTTTCGCGCCGGCATGCGCATGACCCGCGCTTCAGCTTCGGCACGGGCAAGGTTAATTCGCTAGCCGGCTTCACCAGCGCGGTCAGCCTTGCCATCGTCGCTTTGCTGATGGCCTTGGAGTCCATCGATAGATTACTCAACCCGGTCAACGTGATCCTCAATGAGGCCATTTGGGTTGCAGTACTTGGCTTTGTGGTCAACTTGGCCAGCGCGCTAGTACTCGACGATCACCACGATCACCACGATCACCACGGGCACGGGCACGGGCACGGGCACGGGCATGAGCATGAGCATGCTGAAGTGATGCACCACGAACACGATGCGCATGCCCACTCACAATCCGAGCGCCATCATGATCACAATTTGCGCGCGGCTTATCTGCACGTAGCCGCCGACGCGATCACCTCGTTGCTGGCGATCGTCGCCCTGCTGTCTGCCAAGTACTTTGGCTGGATATGGATGGACCCGCTGATGGGTATCGTAGGCTCGATCCTGATAGCGCGCTGGTCCATCGGGTTGCTACGCGACTCCGGTGCCGTGCTACTGGATGCAGAGGACACCCGCCCACTGCAAGCGCGCGTGCGCACGCTCATCGAGGCAGATGCCGACAACCGGGTAACCGATCTGCATGTCTGGCGAGTAGGCCCCAAGGCGCAGGCCTGCATCCTCTCGGTGGTAACCCATACGCCCCGGCCTGCCGACCACTACAAGGGGCTGCTCTCCGGAGTTCCCGGACTTGGACACCTCACGGTCGAGGTACTGCCCTGTCCCGGCGCGGCCTGCACCGATGCCATCC